In Rhodoligotrophos appendicifer, the following are encoded in one genomic region:
- the fusA gene encoding elongation factor G produces the protein MARTHPIEDYRNFGIMAHIDAGKTTTTERVLFYTGKSHKIGEVHEGAATMDWMEQEQERGITITSAATTCFWKGKRLNIIDTPGHVDFTIEVERSLRVLDGAIALLDANAGVEPQTETVWRQADKYHVPRMMFVNKMDKTGADFYKSVEMIKTRLGATPIVIQLPIGAETDFKGCIDLVKMQAIIWRDESLGAEFDYLEIPEDMKAQALEYREKMIEQAVELDESVLEAYLEGNEPDEATLKRLIRKGTCEVTFFPILCGSAFKNKGVQPLLDAVVDYLPSPIEIPPVKGIDVKTGGEITRTAVDSEPTSLLAFKIMNDPFVGSLTFCRIYSGKIEAGTQLINTVKEKRERVGRMLQMHANHREEIKEAYAGDIVALAGLKDSTTGDTLSDPNYQVILERMEFPEPVIEIAIEPNTKSDQEKMGMALNRLAQEDPSFRVKTDEESGQTIIAGMGELHLDIIVDRMRREFKVEAKVGAPQVAYRETISRKAEVDYTHKKQTGGSGQFARVKIVIEPAEQGAGFSFESKVVGGSVPKEYVPGVEKGIKSVVETGVLAGFPMLDLKASLIDGAYHDVDSSVMAFEIAGRAAFREAAQKAGAKLLEPIMRVEVVTPDDYMGDVIGDLNSRRGQIQGSEGRGVVQVITAMVPLANMFGYVNNLRSMSQGRAQYTMTFDHYADVPKAVSDEVVAKYA, from the coding sequence ATGGCACGCACCCATCCGATTGAGGACTATCGTAACTTCGGCATCATGGCGCACATTGATGCCGGTAAGACGACGACCACCGAGCGTGTTCTTTTCTATACGGGAAAGAGCCATAAAATTGGTGAAGTCCATGAGGGTGCAGCCACCATGGACTGGATGGAGCAGGAGCAGGAGCGCGGCATCACGATCACGTCCGCTGCGACCACATGTTTCTGGAAGGGCAAGCGGCTGAACATCATTGATACGCCGGGCCACGTCGATTTTACGATCGAGGTTGAGCGCTCTCTGCGCGTGTTGGATGGTGCCATTGCTTTGCTGGATGCTAATGCGGGTGTGGAACCGCAAACAGAGACTGTGTGGCGTCAAGCCGACAAGTATCACGTGCCACGCATGATGTTTGTCAACAAGATGGATAAGACGGGCGCTGACTTCTACAAGTCAGTTGAGATGATAAAGACGCGACTTGGCGCAACACCCATTGTCATCCAGCTGCCGATAGGCGCCGAAACCGATTTCAAAGGCTGCATCGACCTCGTGAAGATGCAAGCCATCATTTGGCGTGACGAGTCCCTTGGAGCGGAATTCGATTATCTTGAGATTCCCGAGGACATGAAGGCGCAGGCGCTCGAATATCGTGAAAAGATGATCGAGCAAGCCGTGGAGCTGGATGAATCGGTCTTGGAAGCCTATCTGGAGGGGAATGAGCCAGATGAGGCGACGCTTAAGCGCCTGATCCGTAAAGGCACGTGCGAAGTGACCTTCTTTCCGATCTTGTGCGGGTCGGCGTTCAAGAACAAGGGAGTTCAGCCGCTTCTTGACGCTGTTGTCGACTACCTCCCGAGCCCGATTGAAATTCCCCCTGTAAAGGGTATCGATGTCAAGACGGGCGGTGAGATTACGCGCACGGCTGTCGATAGTGAACCGACATCTTTGCTCGCCTTCAAGATCATGAATGATCCGTTTGTTGGCTCCCTCACATTCTGCCGGATCTATTCCGGGAAGATTGAGGCCGGCACTCAACTGATCAATACGGTCAAAGAAAAGCGTGAACGTGTTGGCCGTATGCTGCAGATGCATGCAAACCACCGTGAAGAGATCAAGGAGGCCTATGCAGGCGATATTGTCGCTCTCGCGGGTCTGAAGGATTCCACCACCGGCGATACGCTCTCGGATCCGAACTATCAGGTCATTCTGGAGCGTATGGAGTTTCCTGAACCGGTCATCGAGATCGCGATCGAGCCGAATACCAAGAGCGATCAGGAAAAGATGGGCATGGCCTTGAACCGGCTGGCTCAGGAGGATCCGTCCTTCCGGGTGAAGACGGATGAGGAATCTGGCCAAACCATTATTGCTGGTATGGGCGAACTGCATCTTGACATCATCGTCGACCGCATGCGTCGAGAGTTCAAGGTTGAGGCGAAGGTGGGCGCGCCCCAGGTCGCTTATCGCGAGACGATATCGCGCAAAGCGGAAGTCGACTACACGCACAAAAAACAGACCGGTGGTTCTGGACAGTTTGCGCGCGTGAAGATTGTCATCGAACCAGCCGAGCAGGGGGCCGGGTTTTCCTTCGAGAGCAAAGTCGTCGGCGGTTCGGTTCCGAAAGAGTATGTTCCCGGCGTTGAAAAGGGGATCAAGAGCGTTGTGGAGACTGGCGTGCTCGCTGGATTTCCGATGCTTGATCTGAAGGCCAGCCTGATCGATGGGGCCTATCACGACGTGGACTCAAGCGTCATGGCTTTCGAAATCGCCGGCCGAGCTGCATTTCGCGAAGCGGCGCAAAAGGCCGGTGCCAAGCTGCTTGAGCCAATTATGCGGGTCGAGGTGGTGACGCCGGACGACTATATGGGCGACGTGATTGGCGATTTGAATTCTCGTCGGGGACAGATCCAGGGATCTGAAGGGCGTGGCGTGGTTCAGGTTATTACGGCCATGGTGCCGCTGGCGAACATGTTCGGTTACGTGAACAACCTGCGGTCAATGTCCCAGGGACGTGCGCAATACACGATGACATTCGATCACTATGCGGACGTGCCGAAGGCCGTGTCTGATGAAGTGGTTGCGAAATACGCTTGA
- the tuf gene encoding elongation factor Tu, which produces MGKQKFDRSKPHCNIGTIGHVDHGKTSLTAAITKVLAETGGATFTAYDQIDKAPEEKARGITISTSHVEYETANRHYAHVDCPGHADYVKNMITGAAQMDGAILVVSAADGPMPQTREHILLARQVGVPALVVYLNKVDQVDDPELLELVEMEVRELLSKYDFPGDDIPIVQGSALAALEDRDPGGMGRDSILKLMAAVDEYIPQPERPKDQPFLMPIEDVFSISGRGTVVTGRIERGVVKVGEEVEIVGIKDTRKTTVTGVEMFRKLLDQGEAGDNVGALLRGVDREMVERGQVLCKPGTVKPHKKFTAEAYILTKEEGGRHTPFFTNYRPQFYFRTTDVTGVVTLPEGVEMVMPGDNVSMNVELITPIAMEEKLRFAIREGGRTVGAGVVATIVE; this is translated from the coding sequence ATGGGCAAGCAGAAGTTCGATCGGTCGAAGCCGCATTGCAACATAGGGACGATTGGTCATGTTGATCATGGCAAGACGTCTTTGACGGCGGCGATTACGAAGGTTTTGGCCGAGACGGGCGGTGCGACGTTCACGGCCTATGATCAGATTGACAAGGCTCCTGAGGAGAAGGCGCGCGGGATCACGATTTCGACGAGCCATGTGGAGTATGAGACGGCGAACCGTCACTATGCGCATGTGGATTGTCCTGGGCATGCGGATTATGTGAAGAACATGATCACGGGTGCGGCGCAGATGGATGGGGCGATTTTGGTGGTTTCGGCGGCGGATGGCCCGATGCCCCAGACGCGCGAGCATATTCTTCTTGCGCGGCAGGTGGGTGTTCCGGCGCTGGTGGTCTATCTGAACAAGGTTGACCAGGTGGACGATCCTGAGCTTCTTGAGCTGGTTGAGATGGAGGTTCGGGAGCTTCTTTCGAAGTATGATTTCCCGGGCGACGACATTCCGATTGTGCAGGGTTCTGCACTGGCGGCGTTGGAGGATCGCGATCCCGGCGGCATGGGGCGTGATTCGATTTTGAAGCTGATGGCGGCGGTGGATGAATATATTCCGCAGCCTGAGCGTCCGAAGGACCAGCCGTTCCTGATGCCGATTGAAGATGTGTTCTCGATTTCGGGCCGCGGCACGGTTGTGACGGGTCGTATTGAGCGTGGCGTTGTGAAGGTTGGCGAGGAAGTTGAGATCGTCGGGATCAAGGACACGCGCAAGACGACGGTGACGGGTGTCGAGATGTTCCGCAAGCTGCTGGATCAGGGCGAGGCGGGCGACAATGTTGGCGCTCTTCTGCGTGGCGTGGACCGTGAGATGGTGGAGCGGGGCCAGGTTCTGTGCAAGCCGGGCACGGTGAAGCCGCATAAGAAGTTCACGGCGGAAGCCTATATTTTGACGAAGGAGGAGGGGGGCCGTCATACGCCGTTCTTCACCAACTACCGGCCGCAATTCTATTTCCGCACGACGGACGTGACAGGCGTGGTGACGCTTCCCGAAGGTGTCGAAATGGTGATGCCCGGCGACAACGTGTCGATGAACGTGGAACTGATCACACCCATCGCCATGGAAGAGAAGCTGCGCTTCGCCATCCGTGAAGGCGGCCGAACCGTCGGCGCCGGTGTCGTCGCCACCATCGTCGAGTAA
- a CDS encoding 50S ribosomal protein L23, giving the protein MTNPKLYDVIVSPVITEKSTLVSEHNQVMFNVARTASKPEIKLAVETLFGVKVKAVNTLLRKGKVKRFRGMPGRQSDVKKAIVTLEEGQSIDVTTGI; this is encoded by the coding sequence ATGACCAACCCGAAGCTTTATGATGTGATTGTTAGCCCGGTGATCACCGAGAAGTCGACATTGGTCTCCGAGCACAATCAAGTGATGTTCAACGTGGCGCGGACGGCGTCGAAACCCGAGATTAAGCTCGCGGTTGAAACACTGTTTGGCGTCAAGGTGAAAGCCGTGAATACGCTGCTCCGCAAAGGTAAGGTGAAGCGGTTTCGGGGTATGCCCGGCCGGCAGAGCGACGTGAAGAAAGCGATCGTGACCCTCGAAGAGGGCCAATCCATTGACGTCACGACCGGCATCTGA
- the rpsJ gene encoding 30S ribosomal protein S10, translated as MQRQNIRIRLKAFDHRILDTSTREIVNTAKRTGAQVRGPIPLPTQIERFTVNRSPHVDKKSREQFEIRTHKRLLDIVDPTPQTVDALMKLDLAAGVDVEIKL; from the coding sequence ATGCAAAGGCAGAATATCCGCATCCGGCTCAAAGCGTTTGACCATCGAATTCTCGATACGTCGACGCGTGAGATCGTGAACACAGCTAAGCGCACGGGCGCTCAGGTTCGTGGTCCGATCCCGCTGCCGACACAAATCGAGCGGTTCACGGTCAATCGCTCTCCGCATGTGGACAAGAAAAGCCGAGAGCAGTTTGAGATCCGCACCCATAAGCGGCTTCTGGACATCGTGGACCCGACCCCCCAGACCGTCGACGCTTTGATGAAGCTCGACCTGGCGGCCGGTGTTGACGTCGAAATTAAGCTTTAA
- the rplD gene encoding 50S ribosomal protein L4: MKIDVKTLDAEDAGSVELADHIFGLEPRADILHRMVNWQLAKRRAGTHKAKDRGEVAYSTAKIYKQKGTGRARHGSKKVGVFRGGGKAFGPVSRDHAHDLPKKVRALALKYALSSKARAEEVIVIDQAVSGEAKTKSILASFEKLGLKHALIIGGTEIDVNFGLAARNVHGIDVLPVQGINVYDVLRCKQLVLTKAAIEALEERFK, encoded by the coding sequence ATGAAGATTGATGTCAAAACTCTCGATGCCGAGGACGCAGGATCGGTAGAGCTTGCCGACCATATTTTCGGTCTTGAGCCGCGTGCAGATATTCTTCACCGCATGGTGAACTGGCAGCTCGCAAAGCGACGCGCGGGGACCCACAAGGCCAAGGACCGGGGGGAAGTGGCCTACTCGACGGCAAAGATCTACAAGCAGAAGGGCACAGGCCGCGCGCGGCATGGCAGCAAGAAGGTCGGTGTCTTTCGTGGGGGTGGTAAGGCTTTCGGACCAGTTTCACGCGATCATGCCCATGATCTGCCGAAGAAAGTACGAGCCTTGGCTCTGAAGTATGCGCTGTCATCCAAGGCACGGGCCGAGGAAGTAATTGTTATCGACCAGGCCGTCTCTGGCGAAGCCAAAACGAAGTCGATATTGGCTTCGTTTGAGAAGCTTGGCCTTAAGCATGCGCTGATTATCGGTGGCACAGAGATTGATGTGAATTTTGGGCTTGCCGCACGGAACGTGCATGGGATCGACGTGCTGCCTGTCCAAGGCATCAACGTTTATGACGTGCTCCGCTGCAAGCAGTTGGTTTTGACCAAGGCCGCGATCGAGGCTCTTGAGGAGCGGTTTAAATGA
- the rpsL gene encoding 30S ribosomal protein S12: protein MPTINQLIRKPRAPLGKRNKVPAMEACPQKRGVCTRVYTTTPKKPNSALRKVAKVRLTNQYEVVTYIPGEGHNLQEHSVVLIRGGRVKDLPGVRYHIIRGVLDTQGVNARRQRRSKYGAKRPK, encoded by the coding sequence ATGCCAACGATCAACCAGCTCATCCGCAAGCCCCGGGCGCCGCTCGGAAAGCGGAACAAAGTTCCGGCGATGGAAGCTTGCCCGCAGAAGCGAGGCGTCTGTACGCGTGTCTATACGACAACGCCAAAGAAGCCCAATTCTGCGTTACGTAAGGTCGCCAAGGTCAGACTCACCAATCAGTATGAAGTGGTGACCTACATTCCCGGTGAGGGACATAACCTTCAGGAGCACTCGGTGGTCCTGATCCGTGGCGGCCGCGTGAAGGATCTTCCCGGCGTACGCTATCATATCATCCGCGGCGTGCTTGACACGCAGGGCGTCAACGCCCGTCGCCAGCGCCGTTCGAAGTACGGCGCGAAGCGGCCGAAATGA
- the rpoC gene encoding DNA-directed RNA polymerase subunit beta', with amino-acid sequence MNQEVMNLFNTGSPPQTFDSIKISVASPEKILSWSYGEIKKPETINYRTFKPERDGLFCARIFGPIKDYECLCGKYKRMKYKGVICEKCGVEVTLSRVRRERMGHIELAAPVAHIWFLKSLPSRISLLLDMTLKEIERVLYFENYIVLEPGLTPLKPRQLLTEDEFIAYQDEYGEDSFTASIGAEAIRELLREIDLDKLSDSLRQEIAESTSELKPKKLAKRLKLVEAFMESGNKPEWMILTVVPVIPPELRPLVPLDGGRFATSDLNDLYRRVINRNNRLKRLIELKAPDIIIRNEKRMLQEAVDALFDNGRRGRVLTGANKRPLKSLSDMLKGKQGRFRQNLLGKRVDYSGRSVIVVGPELKLHQCGLPKKMALELFKPFIYSRLDAKGLAATVKQAKKLVEKEKPEVWDILDEVIREHPILLNRAPTLHRLGIQAFEPVLIEGKAIQLHPLVCAAFNADFDGDQMAVHIPLSLEAQLEARVLMMSTNNVLHPANGQPIIVPSQDIVLGLYYLSLMRQNEPGEGMIFGGMSEIDHALEAKVVTLHSKIKCRYTGVDLEGKEFTKIYETTPGRMKIGQLLPKRIGISYDLCNKLLTKREISRMIDAVYRHCGQKESVIFCDQIMGLGFVNAFKAGISFGKDDMVIPEAKEKLVEETRQLVKEYEQQYVDGLITQGEKYNKVVDAWAKCTDKVADEMMAKISAVEFEPGSNREKPINSIYMMAHSGARGSPAQMKQLSGMRGLMAKPSGEIIETPIISNFKEGLSVLEYFNSTHGARKGLADTALKTANSGYLTRRLVDVAQDSIITEEDCGTDESITTSPLIDAGEVVVSIGTRVLGRTAFEDVVDPATGTVIVPKNQEIMEEHLEPIEKAGIQTIRIRSVLTCHTRFGVCAKCYGRDLARGTPVNMGEAVGVIAAQSIGEPGTQLTMRTFHIGGTAQVLDESFLESAHDGTIKLKNRNVGRDSQGRLVVMGRNTSIAVLDDNGNERATHKVIYGTRLHVDDGDKVKRGVRMAEWDPYTRPILTEVDGTVDFEDVVDGISVKEVADEATGITSRVVMDWRSSPRGADLRPAMVVKDKDGKVHKLARGGEARYLLSVDAVLSVDPGATVKAGDVLARISTESAKTRDITGGLPRVAELFEARRPKDHAIIAEISGTVQFGRDYKNKRRIRIEPDDSTLEPIEYLIPKGKHLPVQEGDHIEKGEYLMDGNPAPHDILAIKGIEELASFLINEIQEVYRLQGVMINDKHIEVIVRQMLQKVEIENGGDSLLLPGEQVDRIELDEENDRLIADGKKPASGKPVLLGITKASLQTRSFISAASFQETTRVLTDAAVNGKVDTLEGLKENVIVGRLIPAGTGRMLSRYKQVADKRDQLILDERRKGGGETPALSSSSTPAAEAFASSPQEQPV; translated from the coding sequence ATGAATCAAGAGGTCATGAACCTTTTCAATACCGGAAGTCCCCCTCAGACTTTCGACTCGATCAAAATCTCGGTGGCGTCTCCCGAGAAGATCCTGTCCTGGTCCTATGGCGAGATCAAGAAGCCAGAAACGATCAACTACCGGACTTTCAAGCCGGAGCGCGACGGTCTGTTCTGCGCCCGCATTTTTGGCCCGATCAAAGACTACGAGTGTTTGTGCGGCAAGTACAAGCGCATGAAGTATAAGGGCGTTATCTGCGAGAAATGCGGTGTCGAAGTCACTTTGAGCCGTGTCCGGCGTGAGCGGATGGGCCATATCGAACTTGCGGCTCCCGTCGCCCATATCTGGTTTCTAAAGTCTTTGCCGAGCCGCATCTCGCTTTTGCTCGACATGACGCTGAAAGAGATCGAGCGGGTCTTGTACTTCGAGAACTATATCGTGCTCGAGCCAGGTTTGACTCCGCTGAAGCCCCGGCAGTTGCTGACCGAAGACGAGTTCATTGCCTATCAGGATGAGTATGGTGAGGACAGCTTCACCGCGTCTATTGGCGCTGAAGCCATTCGAGAGCTCCTCCGCGAAATCGATCTTGATAAGCTCTCAGACAGTCTGCGTCAGGAGATCGCCGAGTCGACTTCCGAGCTTAAGCCGAAGAAGCTTGCCAAGCGACTGAAGCTGGTCGAGGCCTTCATGGAGTCCGGCAACAAGCCGGAATGGATGATCCTGACGGTAGTCCCCGTGATCCCGCCGGAGTTGCGTCCTCTGGTGCCTCTGGATGGCGGCCGGTTCGCGACATCGGATCTGAATGATCTCTATCGTCGTGTCATCAATCGCAATAACCGGTTGAAACGGCTTATCGAACTCAAAGCACCTGACATCATCATCCGCAACGAGAAGCGCATGCTTCAAGAAGCGGTCGACGCGTTGTTCGATAACGGTCGACGCGGCCGGGTGCTGACCGGTGCGAACAAGCGGCCCCTGAAATCCCTTTCCGACATGCTCAAGGGTAAACAGGGCCGGTTCCGCCAGAACCTGCTGGGCAAACGCGTCGACTATTCTGGGCGCTCCGTGATCGTGGTTGGGCCTGAGCTCAAGCTGCATCAGTGTGGCTTGCCCAAAAAGATGGCGCTCGAACTGTTCAAGCCGTTCATCTATTCCCGTCTCGATGCAAAGGGCCTGGCGGCGACCGTCAAGCAGGCTAAGAAGCTTGTCGAGAAGGAGAAGCCCGAAGTCTGGGATATCCTGGACGAGGTCATCCGCGAACATCCGATCCTCTTGAACCGGGCGCCAACTCTCCACCGCTTGGGCATTCAGGCGTTTGAGCCTGTACTTATCGAAGGCAAGGCGATCCAGTTGCACCCGCTTGTTTGCGCGGCTTTCAATGCCGACTTCGACGGCGATCAGATGGCGGTGCATATCCCGCTGTCGCTGGAGGCTCAGCTCGAGGCTCGAGTGCTGATGATGTCCACGAACAATGTTCTGCATCCGGCGAATGGGCAACCGATCATCGTGCCATCGCAGGATATTGTGCTTGGCCTTTATTATCTGTCCCTAATGCGACAGAACGAGCCGGGCGAGGGGATGATCTTTGGGGGGATGTCGGAGATCGATCACGCCCTCGAAGCCAAGGTTGTGACCCTTCACTCGAAGATCAAGTGTCGCTACACAGGCGTCGATCTGGAAGGCAAGGAGTTCACGAAGATCTATGAGACCACCCCGGGCCGGATGAAGATCGGCCAGCTTCTGCCTAAGCGTATCGGTATTTCCTACGATCTTTGTAACAAGCTCCTCACCAAGCGTGAGATCAGCCGAATGATTGACGCGGTCTACCGCCATTGTGGCCAGAAGGAATCTGTCATTTTCTGCGACCAGATTATGGGCCTCGGCTTCGTCAATGCCTTCAAAGCTGGAATTTCCTTCGGCAAGGACGACATGGTCATCCCTGAGGCCAAGGAAAAGCTCGTTGAGGAGACGCGGCAGCTGGTTAAGGAATATGAGCAGCAATATGTCGATGGGCTGATTACGCAGGGTGAGAAGTACAACAAGGTGGTTGATGCCTGGGCAAAATGCACAGACAAAGTCGCCGATGAAATGATGGCCAAGATCTCGGCCGTTGAATTTGAGCCCGGTTCGAACCGCGAGAAGCCGATCAATTCCATCTACATGATGGCCCATTCTGGGGCGCGGGGCTCTCCGGCGCAGATGAAACAGTTGTCAGGCATGCGCGGGCTTATGGCCAAGCCGTCGGGAGAGATCATCGAGACGCCGATCATCTCCAACTTCAAGGAAGGTCTCTCGGTTCTTGAATACTTCAACTCGACGCACGGTGCTCGTAAGGGCCTGGCGGATACGGCCCTCAAGACGGCCAATTCCGGTTACTTGACACGTCGTCTTGTCGATGTGGCGCAGGACTCGATCATCACTGAAGAGGATTGCGGAACGGATGAGAGCATAACAACGAGCCCGCTAATTGATGCGGGTGAAGTTGTTGTCTCTATCGGTACCCGGGTCTTGGGCCGGACGGCTTTTGAGGATGTGGTTGATCCCGCGACGGGCACGGTCATTGTTCCCAAAAATCAGGAGATCATGGAAGAGCATCTGGAGCCGATCGAGAAGGCCGGCATTCAGACCATCCGCATTCGTTCTGTGCTGACCTGCCATACGCGTTTCGGCGTCTGTGCGAAATGCTATGGGCGCGATCTCGCCCGTGGCACGCCGGTTAACATGGGCGAAGCAGTGGGTGTAATCGCGGCGCAATCCATTGGTGAGCCGGGCACCCAGCTTACTATGCGGACCTTCCATATCGGCGGAACCGCACAGGTTCTGGACGAGTCGTTCCTGGAATCAGCTCATGACGGTACGATTAAGCTGAAGAACCGCAACGTGGGCCGCGACAGTCAGGGCCGTCTCGTAGTCATGGGTCGTAACACGTCGATTGCCGTTCTGGACGACAACGGAAACGAACGTGCGACCCACAAGGTGATCTATGGAACGCGTCTGCATGTCGACGACGGCGACAAGGTAAAGCGTGGCGTACGTATGGCCGAGTGGGATCCCTATACTCGTCCGATCCTGACCGAGGTCGACGGAACCGTCGATTTCGAGGACGTGGTTGATGGCATATCGGTGAAGGAGGTCGCCGATGAGGCGACGGGCATCACCAGCCGCGTGGTTATGGATTGGCGGTCATCGCCTCGCGGTGCGGACTTGCGGCCCGCGATGGTGGTCAAGGACAAAGATGGCAAGGTGCATAAGCTCGCCCGCGGTGGCGAAGCGCGTTATCTGCTGTCTGTCGACGCGGTCCTGTCGGTTGATCCGGGAGCGACCGTCAAGGCTGGCGATGTTCTGGCCCGCATTTCCACGGAAAGTGCCAAGACTCGTGATATCACCGGCGGTTTGCCGAGGGTGGCCGAGCTCTTCGAGGCACGGCGGCCAAAGGATCATGCGATCATTGCCGAGATCTCCGGAACTGTTCAGTTCGGACGCGACTACAAGAACAAACGTCGCATCCGGATCGAACCTGACGATTCAACCCTTGAGCCCATCGAATACTTGATCCCCAAAGGCAAGCATCTGCCTGTCCAGGAGGGCGATCACATCGAAAAGGGCGAGTACTTGATGGACGGGAACCCAGCTCCCCACGACATCTTGGCGATCAAGGGGATCGAGGAGCTCGCGAGCTTCTTGATCAACGAAATCCAGGAGGTGTACCGGTTGCAGGGCGTTATGATCAATGACAAGCACATCGAGGTCATTGTTCGCCAGATGCTGCAGAAAGTTGAGATCGAGAACGGTGGTGACAGTTTGTTGCTTCCCGGTGAGCAGGTCGACAGGATTGAACTCGACGAGGAAAACGATCGTCTGATTGCCGATGGCAAGAAGCCGGCATCCGGCAAACCAGTGCTGCTCGGGATTACCAAAGCCTCGTTGCAGACCCGATCCTTTATCTCGGCTGCTTCCTTCCAGGAGACTACACGCGTACTGACCGACGCAGCCGTGAACGGCAAGGTCGATACGCTGGAGGGGCTCAAGGAGAATGTTATCGTGGGTCGGTTGATACCGGCTGGGACGGGACGGATGTTGTCTCGCTATAAGCAAGTCGCCGATAAGCGCGATCAGCTCATTCTGGACGAGCGTCGGAAGGGGGGGGGAGAGACCCCAGCACTGTCTTCTTCCTCGACGCCTGCGGCAGAGGCTTTTGCTTCGTCTCCCCAGGAGCAACCTGTCTAA
- the rpsG gene encoding 30S ribosomal protein S7, with translation MSRRRGADKREINPDPKFGDLIVSKFMNNLMRDGKKSVAEGIVYGAFDKIETRAKTDPIGVFHQALGNVSPAIEVRSRRVGGATYQVPVEVRFERRQALAIRWIISAARARNENTMVDRLSGELLDAANNRGSAVKKREDTHRMAEANRAFSHYRW, from the coding sequence ATGTCACGTCGCCGCGGCGCAGACAAGCGGGAGATCAACCCCGATCCGAAGTTCGGGGACCTGATCGTCTCCAAGTTCATGAATAATCTTATGCGGGACGGCAAGAAGTCGGTGGCCGAGGGCATTGTCTATGGTGCTTTCGACAAAATCGAGACGCGTGCCAAGACCGATCCAATCGGCGTGTTTCATCAGGCGCTGGGAAACGTCAGTCCCGCCATTGAGGTTCGCTCACGCCGCGTTGGCGGTGCTACCTATCAGGTTCCCGTCGAGGTGCGCTTTGAGCGTCGTCAGGCATTGGCGATCCGCTGGATCATCTCGGCGGCCCGAGCTCGCAATGAAAATACAATGGTCGACCGTTTATCGGGCGAATTGCTGGATGCCGCAAATAACCGTGGTTCAGCAGTGAAGAAGCGCGAAGACACTCACCGGATGGCTGAGGCCAACCGAGCCTTCTCGCACTATCGCTGGTAA
- a CDS encoding VOC family protein, with product MSVHGKVWWNELLTWDAETAKAFYKAMLGWSYRGLTLPDGATYWIAYRGESPVCGIYQLSSPAFDGTPNFWMTCIAVEDMKAAIRNIQALGGTIVHGPFHSDYIGEIALVQDGGGALVAFVEPNGDAVLV from the coding sequence ATGTCGGTTCATGGAAAAGTGTGGTGGAACGAGTTGCTAACTTGGGACGCGGAGACCGCTAAGGCGTTCTACAAGGCTATGTTGGGATGGTCCTATCGCGGCTTAACTCTTCCAGACGGAGCCACCTACTGGATCGCCTATCGGGGGGAGTCGCCCGTTTGCGGAATTTATCAGCTTTCGTCGCCCGCCTTCGATGGCACGCCTAATTTCTGGATGACCTGTATCGCAGTAGAGGACATGAAGGCGGCGATCAGGAATATTCAAGCTCTAGGTGGGACGATCGTTCACGGGCCATTCCACAGTGACTATATCGGCGAGATCGCGCTCGTCCAGGATGGCGGCGGTGCGCTGGTAGCGTTCGTTGAACCCAATGGTGATGCGGTGCTTGTTTAA
- the rplC gene encoding 50S ribosomal protein L3, which yields MRSGVIAQKLGMTRIYTEDGRNIPVTVLKLDNCQVVAHRTEEKDGYTALQLGVGTAKVKRVTKAERGFFAAVQVEPKRKVAEFRVTPDNLIEVGSELTADHFVAGQFVDAAGISIGKGFAGVMKRHNFGGLRATHGVSVSHRSHGSTGNRQDPGKVFKNKKMAGHMGAEKVTTQNLQVVKTDTDRGLIMVKGSIPGSKGGWIYLSDAVKRKLPENVPFPGAFRKNGTEAPASAAEAAPETQG from the coding sequence ATGCGGTCAGGTGTCATCGCGCAGAAGCTGGGTATGACCCGCATCTATACCGAGGATGGCCGAAATATCCCGGTGACGGTTTTGAAGCTCGACAACTGTCAAGTTGTAGCGCACCGCACCGAGGAGAAGGACGGCTACACGGCGCTCCAGTTGGGTGTCGGCACTGCCAAGGTGAAGCGGGTAACGAAAGCTGAGCGTGGCTTTTTTGCGGCTGTTCAAGTCGAGCCGAAACGGAAGGTCGCCGAGTTCCGGGTGACTCCCGACAACCTCATCGAGGTGGGATCCGAGCTCACGGCAGATCACTTCGTTGCTGGCCAGTTCGTTGATGCGGCTGGGATCTCCATCGGCAAAGGCTTTGCAGGCGTGATGAAGCGCCACAATTTTGGCGGTCTCCGGGCCACCCACGGCGTCTCGGTTTCGCACCGCAGCCACGGGTCCACGGGAAACCGTCAAGACCCGGGCAAGGTGTTCAAGAACAAAAAGATGGCCGGGCACATGGGTGCGGAAAAAGTTACCACGCAGAATTTGCAGGTGGTCAAGACCGATACCGACCGTGGTCTCATTATGGTCAAGGGCTCGATCCCCGGTTCAAAAGGGGGCTGGATCTATCTTTCGGATGCTGTGAAGCGGAAGCTTCCAGAGAATGTGCCTTTTCCGGGTGCTTTCCGGAAGAATGGTACCGAAGCTCCGGCGTCTGCTGCTGAAGCGGCGCCTGAGACACAAGGTTGA